CCGACGAGCAGTTTACGCTTAGGCTTGAACGCGGCAGCGAATGCGGCCAACCCCGGCTGTACGTCGCGCGAGCGTCCGCTCTTCACCTCGATCGCAGTCACGGTGCGTCCCGCCCGGACGACGAAGTCCACCTCACGGTTCCGCTCCCGCCAGTAGAACAGCTCGCACGCACCGGTGGCCGCGGCGTTGGCCAGGTGCGCGCCCACACCCGATTCCACCAGCCGGCCCCAGAACTCGCGGTCAGCCCGCGCCGTCTCGAGGGAATGGCCCGACTGCGCCGTCATCAGGGCCGTGTTGAGCACTTGCAGCTTGGGACTCGAGCCGCGGCTTCGCGCCGCCTGGCCCGCGAACTTCTGCAGCCCCGTGACCATGCCGGCGCCGGCGAGCAGGTCGAGGTAATGGGCCAGCGTCGTCGCGTTGCCCGCGTCCTGCAACTGGCCGAGCATCTTGGTGTAGGAGAGCACCTGGCCGGAGTAGCGGCATCCCAGCTCGAACAGGCGGCGCAACAGCGCCGGCTTATCCACGCGGGACAGCAGCAGCACATCGCGCGAGATGGTGGTTTCGATGAGCGCATCCAGCACGTAGCGGGCCCAGCGCCGTGGCTCGCGCGCGAGCGGCGCAGCGCCAGGATAGCCGCCACAGAACAGGTACTTCTCCAGCGACCAGCCGAAGGCCTCACGCATTTCCGCGAACGGCCAGTGCGGCAGATACAGGATCTCGAACCGGCCGGCGAGGCTCTCGGAGAGCCCCCGGGCGATGAGGAGCGGCGCCGACCCGAGCAGCACGACCTTGAGCGGGCACCGCGCACGCGAGTCTTCGTCCCACAGCCGCTTGACCGTCTCCGACCAGCCTGGGATCTTCTGAATTTCGTCGAGGACCAGCAGGGCGCCGTGCCGGCCTGCCGCCCGCGGCGCCAGGCGCGCAGCTTCCCATTGCTGCTCGATCCACTCGCGGCCGCGCAGCGTGGGCTCGTCGGCGCTGGCAAAGCGTGCCGGAGCCCCCGCGCGCTCCACGACCTGCTGCACGAGCGTCGTCTTGCCCACCTGCCGCGGGCCCGCGACCACCTGGAGGAAGCGCCGCGGCTCGGCCAGGCGCCGTTCGAGTTCCTTCGCGTGAGGGCGAGTGTAGGCCATGGGCCCCGCCGACAGATTACTCAACGCCGTGAGTAATTTTACTCAAAGTTGAGAATAAAGCCAAGAGACGCGGGGGGATCTCCGCTTCGCCCAAGCGAAGAAGGCCGTTCAGGTCTTATGGAGCGAGAGGACGAATGCGTGGAAGCAGGTCTGGTCCTGGACGACCACTTTCGACCGCCCGCCAGCCGATCAGGTCCGGTCTCGGGCCGAAAAGCGTAATCACACGGCCATCGCGGGGAAGAGCCGGTTGCAGGCCTCCCGCGACGCGCCAACCCTGAGCCCCTCCCGGAATCAGAGCACCCGAGAGGGCCCGAAGACCTTCGGCTCCCGCTCGCCGAAGCTGGCGGGCCTCGCCCCGGCAGGCGTCATAGCTCTCCAGGCCTCCGACAAGTATCTCAGGGAGCAATTCGGGTTCTCGCGTTGCCGCCACAAGATCGTCAGAAACCTCGACTGCCCAGATCGCCCGGTCGATACCGCGAACCTCCTCAGGTCGCGTGATCCCCTCGTGGCGAAGAAACTCAGCCCAGGCTCCGTCTGGCGTATCTGCCAGGTAATGCGCTGGAC
This DNA window, taken from Candidatus Rokuibacteriota bacterium, encodes the following:
- a CDS encoding ATP-binding protein, with translation MAYTRPHAKELERRLAEPRRFLQVVAGPRQVGKTTLVQQVVERAGAPARFASADEPTLRGREWIEQQWEAARLAPRAAGRHGALLVLDEIQKIPGWSETVKRLWDEDSRARCPLKVVLLGSAPLLIARGLSESLAGRFEILYLPHWPFAEMREAFGWSLEKYLFCGGYPGAAPLAREPRRWARYVLDALIETTISRDVLLLSRVDKPALLRRLFELGCRYSGQVLSYTKMLGQLQDAGNATTLAHYLDLLAGAGMVTGLQKFAGQAARSRGSSPKLQVLNTALMTAQSGHSLETARADREFWGRLVESGVGAHLANAAATGACELFYWRERNREVDFVVRAGRTVTAIEVKSGRSRDVQPGLAAFAAAFKPKRKLLVGADGIPLEEFLGAPAQRWVT
- a CDS encoding RES family NAD+ phosphorylase, giving the protein MGLGNDLLVIMSDRGVTESVVEQAALAWLESLGWRIKHGPDIAPGELGAERPGRWHGPGEGPAHYLADTPDGAWAEFLRHEGITRPEEVRGIDRAIWAVEVSDDLVAATREPELLPEILVGGLESYDACRGEARQLRRAGAEGLRALSGALIPGGAQGWRVAGGLQPALPRDGRVITLFGPRPDLIGWRAVESGRPGPDLLPRIRPLAP